Genomic DNA from Bacteroides zhangwenhongii:
CTGTTGATGGAGGAAGACGAGGTCTGATACTTAAAGAAAATAACAGCCAAATCGGCTGATAGTATAACGTTATCCGCAACTAAAAATCAAAAAGGAATATGAAAGAATTAGAAAACAACTGGATGAAAAAATGGGAATCGGTAAAAGAAAAAACCGTCTGCCCTGTTGACCTCAATACTTATTTTGAGCAAGAAGAAATTGCAGGAAAATCGTTAACGACGATTAATATCGGTTCTTGCGATTTGCCGAGTGGAAATCTTTTGGTACGAGATCCATTGGTATATCTCCCAAACAGAAACGAACGTCCATATTTTCAGAACGCTCCTGCGGGTAAATATGAAACGGAAATTTGTGTAATCAAATCTGACGACGAGGATTGCGACCGTTATGCCGCAGTACGTTTGCGCTTCAATGAAAAGCGGGCTGTTCGATTCTATGAAGCATTAGTTGGGAATGAAAACCTTGAAACATTGGAAGAGGGTGATTACTTTGGATTTTGTGTAGATGCTGGTTTAGGATGTGTATGTGATGAAATTATCCACCGTATTTATTGCGACTGGGATGAACAATGGCGCAAAGATAATCCCGATGATAATCCTTATGATGGATATTTTGCTGCATTATTCAAAGAAAACTATTATCTCCATCCAGAATATCAACGTGCAGGCGGAGACTGGTTAAATTGGCAAGTGCCGGGGACGGAGTATCATATTCCCATTTTTCAATCAGGGTTCGGAGATGGTACGTATCCGGTTTATTGGGGCATAGACGAAGGCGGCGAAATATGTCAGTTGGTAATTCAGTTTATTGATATAGAATTAGCCTATGGCAATGATGAAGAGAATTAATGTGCGGATAACAAATAAATAAGCAACCCTAACAGTTGCTATTTACAACCCATTAGCTGCAAATAAAAAAATAATGAGCATGGAACTGATACAAACTTTTAAGAAGTCATATTTTCTAAAGATGTCAGACGACAAACATTTGATTGCACAAGTTAATAGTAGTCAGATAAACATCTTTGAAAATGAAACATATCGGCATTTAGCACAGTTCAAAGAAGTAGGCGATGCATCTGTTTTCTTTTCAGACGACAGCAACTTGCTCTTGGCTAAAAATAATGACCGCAAACTTGTTGTGTATGATTTAGCAACCATGTCAATCCGTTGCAAACTTAAACCGAAAATAGGCAGTTCAAATGGTGATGGTGACGCTTGTATTTCACATGATAACAAGTATGTCATTAATTTGGGGTATGATTTTCCATACGGCTATATATCAGTTTATGATATTGAAAACGGAAAGGAAACGAGATTCCGTGAAGATATGAGAGAAGTGTATGAACATATATGTTATATCCCTTCACGCCAATTATACTTCATTGACGGGTTTCGCAGACCGGAAGAAGGGACAAGTGAAAAGAATCGGTACTTCTATCTTTGGTTTGATATGAACAACAGAACATTTGAACAAACATTCTGCGATTTGGACGATGCAAATTTTCTGTATAGTGAATATTTAGAGCAAGTGTTATACTTTGCGAAAGAAGGCAATCTTGCTTTTCGCATTTTGCCCTTAAATATAGAACTGCCAATTAAACACCAACAAGGCTGTTTGGATATACAACTTTCGCATAACAACAAGATGATTGCCTTATATCAAGAAGATAATCTAAAACTTTGTACGTTCCCTAATATGGAAATATTGGCTGAATTATCAAATATCGGCTATGGTAATATTTCATTCTCTCCTGATGATAAAGAAATATTGATTGCAAGTACAATAAAAGGGCTTATTTATAAATTGGAATAAGTGCAGCTAACAAGTGGATCAATCTTCCTTAATGGTCGATTATCCACCGAACATTATTCGCAAAAACAAATGGAAGAAAAAAACTATATATCAAACTTTGATTGCTCGCTTTGGCAAATTGATGATTGGGGACTATATACAGCCAAATCTCCTATCTATATCAATTCTTTGGGCAGCGATTTTAATGTGTGGTTTGATGTGGACGGCGAGAGTTTTCCTACCGACAAACAGCTTGTTGCATGGGCGGGATTTTGCAATATTAATTCAAATGAAATAAAAGAAATGATGATTGACGGTCTTACAAAGTTAGTAGATAAAATGGATGTCTTGCCAAATGATGTAGAGCCGGAATTTGGTCCGATATATAGACCTATGGCGATTTCGAGAAATGCCAAACGCTCTATTGAAGCTGTAAGACATAGTAGAAAGACATTAGGTAAAGTGGCAAAATCCACCTTAAAATGCAATTCGGTTGTTGTACCGTTACAAGATAAAGCTCCAGTTAGATTTATTGTAATGAACTTTGAAATTGGTCGTCGCCCTTATGAAATGGAAGCTGTTTTTTGTAATGAAAAGATGCTTATGGTCGGTGAAAACTCTGGCATTTGGACTCGCCTTGAATGGATAAATGAGTTTAATGTTCCAATGTTTAATATTGGAACGGCATTACATCCATATTGGCGACCCGAATAATATGCGAATAACATGCACCTGTTCCGCCTAACGGCGGCAAGCTGCAAACCATTATCGTCAAAAGAATATGGAGAAAGGCATTAGAAAAATTGAGCAGAATGGTGTTCACGTTGCATATCTTACTTGTCCTCAAATCAAATTGAATAAGTATAAAGATGCAACTATGTTATCGTTGTGGCATATCAAAGGCGACTCAATGGATTTTATTTTGGATATGCCCGAATTGCAAGATATTAGGATGTATGCGTGTAAATTCAATGACTATACAGCATTAAGCAAATTGACACATCTAAGGAAATTATGTATTAATGGTATTGCCACAAAGGAAGAGCAAACTTTTGATTATATAGCCAATCTTTCTTCTTTAGAAGAACTAATCATTGGTTACATACAACCGTTTATCAAATTCCCCAATTTATCGAACTTACATAGTTTATATAAATTATTTATTTTTGAATGTAAAAATTTAGTTGATATAAAAAGCATAGCCAATATTCCCAATTTGCGTGTATTTGATTGGTGTTGTTCTCAATTAAAGCCTACTGAATTGGAATTTGTAATGCAAAAAGACAGTATTCAAAAAGTTGCTGCTCAATTTGGAGGAAAGAGGTTAAATGAAGAATTTAAATCATTATTAATGAAGTACAATTTATGACGATAACAAGCGGATGAATCTCCCTAACGGTCGATTATCTGCCGGACATTATCCGCAACTAAAAATCAAAAAGGAATATGAAAGAATTAGAAAACAACTGGATGAAAAAATGGGAATCGGTAAAAGAAAAAACCGTCTGCCCTGTTGACCTCAATACTTATTTTGAGCAAGAAGAAATTGCAGGAAAATCGTTAACGACGATTAATATCGGTTCTTGCGATTTGCCGAGTGGAAATCTTTTGGTACGAGATCCATTGGTATATCTCCCAAACAGAAACGAACGTCCATATTTTCAGAACGCTCCTGCGGGTAAATATGAAACGGAAATTTGTGTAATCAAATCTGACGACGAGGATTGCGACCGTTATGCCGCAGTACGTTTGCGCTTCAATGAAAAGCGGGCTGTTCGATTCTATGAAGCATTAGTTGGGAATGAAAACCTTGAAACATTGGAAGAGGGTGATTACTTTGGATTTTGTGTAGATGCTGGTTTAGGATGTGTATGTGATGAAATTATCCACCGTATTTATTGCGACTGGGATGAACAATGGCGCAAAGATAATCCCGATGATAATCCTTATGATGGATATTTTGCTGCATTATTCAAAGAAAACTATTATCTCCATCCAGAATATCAACGTGCAGGCGGAGACTGGTTAAATTGGCAAGTGCCGGGGACGGAGTATCATATTCCCATTTTTCAATCAGGGTTCGGAGATGGTACGTATCCGGTTTATTGGGGCATAGACGAAGGCGGCGAAATATGTCAGTTGGTAATTCAGTTTATTGATATAGAATTAGCCTATGGCAATGATGAAGAGAATTAATGTGCGGATAACAAATAAATAAGCAACCCTAACAGTTGCTATTTACAACCCATTAGCATCGAAGAATAAATTGAAATGTAATGAAAAAGATATTTAGTACAGCACCAGATGGCAATGATAATGCACAATTTGTAGGAGTAGAATATATAAAATTCTCTATTTCTCAGATTGAAGATGTTTGTGATTGGATGAGGAAAAACGATGAAATCGCTCAACCATTATTAGCAAATATAGATTTGTTATTAACTATAACGAGAAAATA
This window encodes:
- a CDS encoding WD40 repeat domain-containing protein; the encoded protein is MELIQTFKKSYFLKMSDDKHLIAQVNSSQINIFENETYRHLAQFKEVGDASVFFSDDSNLLLAKNNDRKLVVYDLATMSIRCKLKPKIGSSNGDGDACISHDNKYVINLGYDFPYGYISVYDIENGKETRFREDMREVYEHICYIPSRQLYFIDGFRRPEEGTSEKNRYFYLWFDMNNRTFEQTFCDLDDANFLYSEYLEQVLYFAKEGNLAFRILPLNIELPIKHQQGCLDIQLSHNNKMIALYQEDNLKLCTFPNMEILAELSNIGYGNISFSPDDKEILIASTIKGLIYKLE
- a CDS encoding DUF4241 domain-containing protein, whose product is MKELENNWMKKWESVKEKTVCPVDLNTYFEQEEIAGKSLTTINIGSCDLPSGNLLVRDPLVYLPNRNERPYFQNAPAGKYETEICVIKSDDEDCDRYAAVRLRFNEKRAVRFYEALVGNENLETLEEGDYFGFCVDAGLGCVCDEIIHRIYCDWDEQWRKDNPDDNPYDGYFAALFKENYYLHPEYQRAGGDWLNWQVPGTEYHIPIFQSGFGDGTYPVYWGIDEGGEICQLVIQFIDIELAYGNDEEN
- a CDS encoding leucine-rich repeat domain-containing protein — its product is MEKGIRKIEQNGVHVAYLTCPQIKLNKYKDATMLSLWHIKGDSMDFILDMPELQDIRMYACKFNDYTALSKLTHLRKLCINGIATKEEQTFDYIANLSSLEELIIGYIQPFIKFPNLSNLHSLYKLFIFECKNLVDIKSIANIPNLRVFDWCCSQLKPTELEFVMQKDSIQKVAAQFGGKRLNEEFKSLLMKYNL